One window from the genome of Natrialba magadii ATCC 43099 encodes:
- the cheY gene encoding chemotaxis protein CheY — protein sequence MDVLITDDSGFMRDLLREILEEDHTIVGEAENGVEAVELYQEEQPDIVFMDIVMPIKDGIEATDEITDMDPNAKVVMCTSVEQAEQMKDSIKAGAEGYITKPFQKESVLEELNSIAAG from the coding sequence ATGGATGTGCTGATCACGGACGACTCCGGCTTCATGCGGGATCTTCTCCGTGAAATTTTGGAAGAAGACCACACCATCGTCGGTGAGGCCGAAAACGGGGTCGAGGCCGTCGAACTCTATCAGGAAGAACAGCCGGATATCGTCTTCATGGACATCGTGATGCCGATCAAAGACGGCATCGAGGCGACCGACGAGATTACGGATATGGATCCGAACGCGAAGGTCGTCATGTGCACCAGCGTCGAGCAGGCAGAGCAGATGAAAGACTCGATCAAAGCCGGTGCCGAGGGCTACATCACGAAACCGTTCCAGAAGGAAAGCGTCCTCGAGGAACTCAACAGCATCGCGGCCGGGTAA
- a CDS encoding CheR family methyltransferase, with translation MPADDSFRALLDYMETELGFSTSHYNDSYLDRRVTARLRRTKCDDYSEYFDQLRTDPDEQAALLDSMSINVTGFFRNPEVWDGIRDVLRTLSARERQVSIWSAACADGREPYSLSMLVHADPQIDESAVEIRATDISEDALDVARDGVYEESRTTDLGGELEYLSNYEQYVDHDREEGVYRVRDRVKRPVTFERHDLISGASKSGFNLVTCRNLFIYIDTEYKRSMLETIAQSLEEDGYLVIGKSETIPPSLKSTFEATDNRHRIYQRV, from the coding sequence GTGCCCGCCGATGACTCGTTCCGCGCTCTCCTCGATTACATGGAAACCGAACTGGGATTCTCGACCAGCCACTACAACGATAGCTACCTCGACCGACGAGTCACGGCTCGCCTCCGCCGGACGAAGTGTGACGACTACAGCGAGTACTTCGACCAGTTGCGGACTGACCCGGACGAGCAAGCAGCCCTCCTCGACTCGATGAGCATCAACGTCACCGGCTTCTTTCGCAACCCCGAAGTCTGGGACGGCATCCGCGATGTCCTCCGTACCCTCTCCGCGCGCGAACGGCAGGTCTCGATCTGGAGCGCCGCCTGCGCCGACGGCCGTGAACCCTACTCGCTGTCGATGCTCGTCCACGCCGACCCCCAGATCGACGAATCCGCCGTCGAAATTCGCGCCACAGACATCAGCGAGGACGCCCTCGACGTCGCCCGCGACGGTGTCTACGAGGAGTCACGAACCACCGATCTCGGCGGGGAACTCGAGTACCTCTCGAACTACGAGCAGTACGTCGACCACGACCGAGAGGAGGGCGTCTATCGCGTGCGCGACCGGGTCAAGCGGCCGGTGACGTTCGAGCGCCACGACCTGATCAGCGGGGCGTCGAAGTCGGGGTTCAATCTGGTCACCTGTCGCAACCTGTTCATCTACATCGATACGGAGTACAAGCGGTCGATGCTCGAGACGATTGCTCAGTCGCTCGAGGAGGATGGGTATCTGGTGATCGGCAAGAGTGAGACGATTCCGCCGTCGTTGAAGTCGACGTTCGAGGCGACGGATAACCGGCACCGAATTTACCAGCGGGTGTGA
- a CDS encoding bacteriorhodopsin, whose protein sequence is MIASETILTGSGLALLVGAGGFALGARALPAATRRFGYAVVLACAGMGVAYLLMAAGVLTVTTSGREESAVRFLGYSVAMTVGSVVIGALAGASTRRTGALVGGNLLAVWGTLGSWVFSGTGETVATVLILVSFLGVAVLLLGPMARTARTVHAERTLLYGKLRNLVLLAWASLIVLGAISAQTLGLTDAFVGQLAATYVDLVFLFGFGLLLFRNADALEYIGTAGDADTGSQSGDEPYASTGVSGR, encoded by the coding sequence ATGATCGCGAGCGAAACGATCCTCACGGGATCCGGACTGGCACTGCTCGTCGGTGCCGGCGGCTTCGCACTCGGAGCGCGAGCGCTCCCCGCAGCGACGCGCCGATTCGGCTACGCGGTCGTTCTCGCCTGTGCGGGTATGGGGGTTGCGTACCTGCTCATGGCGGCCGGCGTCCTCACCGTTACGACCTCCGGCCGCGAAGAGTCTGCCGTCCGGTTCCTCGGCTACTCGGTCGCAATGACCGTCGGTAGCGTCGTCATCGGTGCACTCGCCGGCGCGAGTACCCGGCGAACAGGTGCACTCGTCGGTGGGAACCTGCTGGCAGTCTGGGGAACGCTCGGAAGCTGGGTGTTCAGCGGAACCGGTGAAACCGTCGCCACAGTCCTCATCCTGGTGTCGTTTCTCGGCGTCGCCGTACTCCTCCTCGGACCGATGGCACGCACTGCCAGGACGGTCCACGCCGAACGCACGCTCCTCTACGGCAAACTCAGAAACCTGGTGTTGCTCGCCTGGGCCAGCCTGATCGTCCTCGGCGCGATTTCGGCGCAGACGCTCGGCCTCACCGACGCCTTCGTCGGCCAGCTCGCCGCGACCTACGTCGACCTCGTCTTCCTGTTTGGCTTCGGCTTGCTCCTCTTTCGGAACGCCGACGCACTCGAGTACATCGGGACCGCTGGGGACGCCGACACTGGGTCGCAGTCAGGCGATGAGCCGTACGCGAGCACGGGTGTGAGCGGCAGGTGA